From Vidua macroura isolate BioBank_ID:100142 chromosome 8, ASM2450914v1, whole genome shotgun sequence, one genomic window encodes:
- the EMX2 gene encoding homeobox protein EMX2 isoform X1: MFQPTPKRCFTIESLVAKDSPLPASRSEDPIRPAALSYANSSPMNPFLNGFHSTGRGVYSNPDLVFAEAVSHPPNPAVPVHPVPPPHALAAHPLPASHSTHPLFASQQRDPSTFYPWLIHRYRYLGHRFQGNETSPESFLLHNALARKPKRIRTAFSPSQLLRLEHAFEKNHYVVGAERKQLAHSLSLTETQVKVWFQNRRTKFKRQKLEEEGSDSQQKKKGTHHINRWRIATKQASPEEIDVTSDD, translated from the exons ATGTTTCAGCCCACACCCAAGCGGTGTTTCACCATCGAGTCGCTGGTGGCCAAAGACAGCCCCTTGCCCGCGTCTCGCTCCGAGGATCCTATCCGGCCGGCGGCGCTCAGCTATGCCAATTCCAGCCCGATGAACCCTTTTCTCAACGGCTTCCACTCCACTGGCAGGGGGGTCTACTCCAACCCGGACTTGGTCTTTGCAGAGGCCGTCTCCCACCCGCCGAACCCGGCCGTGCCGGTCCATCCCGTGCCCCCTCCTCACGCCCTGGCCGCCCACCCGCTGCCTGCTTCGCACTCCACGCACCCGCTCTTCGCCTCGCAGCAAAGGGACCCCTCCACCTTCTACCCGTGGCTAATACACCGCTACCGGTATCTGGGCCACAGGTTCCAAG GGAATGAAACCAGCCCGGAGAGCTTCCTATTGCACAATGCACTGGCCAGGAAACCCAAACGGATCCGTACAGCTTTCTCCCCATCCCAATTACTGAGACTGGAACATGCCTTTGAGAAGAACCATTATGTAGTAGGAGCGGAGAGAAAACAGCTGGCACACAGCCTCAGCCTCACGGAAACTCAG GTAAAAGTATGGTTTCAGAACAGACGGACAAAGTTCAAGCGGCAAAAGTTGGAAGAGGAAGGTTCAGACtcacaacagaagaaaaaagggacTCATCACATTAACCGGTGGAGAATCGCCACCAAACAAGCCAGTCCAGAGGAAATCGACGTCACGTCGGACGATTAA
- the EMX2 gene encoding homeobox protein EMX2 isoform X2 — MFQPTPKRCFTIESLVAKDSPLPASRSEDPIRPAALSYANSSPMNPFLNGFHSTGRGVYSNPDLVFAEAVSHPPNPAVPVHPVPPPHALAAHPLPASHSTHPLFASQQRDPSTFYPWLIHRYRYLGHRFQGKSMVSEQTDKVQAAKVGRGRFRLTTEEKRDSSH, encoded by the exons ATGTTTCAGCCCACACCCAAGCGGTGTTTCACCATCGAGTCGCTGGTGGCCAAAGACAGCCCCTTGCCCGCGTCTCGCTCCGAGGATCCTATCCGGCCGGCGGCGCTCAGCTATGCCAATTCCAGCCCGATGAACCCTTTTCTCAACGGCTTCCACTCCACTGGCAGGGGGGTCTACTCCAACCCGGACTTGGTCTTTGCAGAGGCCGTCTCCCACCCGCCGAACCCGGCCGTGCCGGTCCATCCCGTGCCCCCTCCTCACGCCCTGGCCGCCCACCCGCTGCCTGCTTCGCACTCCACGCACCCGCTCTTCGCCTCGCAGCAAAGGGACCCCTCCACCTTCTACCCGTGGCTAATACACCGCTACCGGTATCTGGGCCACAGGTTCCAAG GTAAAAGTATGGTTTCAGAACAGACGGACAAAGTTCAAGCGGCAAAAGTTGGAAGAGGAAGGTTCAGACtcacaacagaagaaaaaagggacTCATCACATTAA